In Streptomyces sclerotialus, one genomic interval encodes:
- a CDS encoding DUF6507 family protein yields the protein MAGWDLDPQGISGVLKTTGEVAGRIERHTKAYGEHLQSAAAHAGTIAAEGEGHGGGGKGEKPAGGLVALALSQFSEHTLNDLKFIAMRAGKSLNGAVDATTAYTDGDLEMAAEAQRKALGAVDVDPTKPGAQER from the coding sequence ATGGCCGGCTGGGATCTGGATCCGCAGGGCATTTCGGGTGTGCTGAAGACGACCGGCGAGGTGGCCGGGCGGATCGAGAGGCATACCAAGGCGTACGGGGAGCATCTGCAGTCCGCGGCGGCCCATGCGGGCACCATCGCCGCCGAGGGCGAGGGCCACGGCGGCGGGGGCAAGGGGGAGAAGCCGGCCGGGGGGCTGGTGGCGCTGGCGCTGTCGCAGTTCTCCGAGCACACCCTGAACGATCTGAAGTTCATCGCGATGCGGGCGGGCAAGTCCCTCAACGGCGCGGTGGATGCCACCACCGCCTATACCGACGGGGATCTGGAGATGGCCGCGGAGGCGCAGCGCAAGGCGCTGGGCGCGGTGGATGTGGATCCGACGAAGCCGGGGGCCCAGGAGCGGTGA
- a CDS encoding pore-forming ESAT-6 family protein, whose amino-acid sequence MGAGQDRRSYDTGASADAQGNIQTVIARLEQVITARDGQVKAAMADFTADGVADEYHGKEMRWNRASQEVKNIIQLLRTTLEKNDGTAQHTLSKAKAAVDNIG is encoded by the coding sequence ATGGGTGCGGGTCAGGATCGTCGTTCGTACGACACGGGTGCGTCGGCGGATGCGCAGGGGAACATCCAGACGGTGATCGCGCGGCTGGAGCAGGTGATCACGGCGCGGGACGGTCAGGTGAAGGCGGCGATGGCGGACTTCACCGCCGATGGCGTGGCGGATGAGTACCACGGCAAGGAGATGCGCTGGAACCGGGCCTCGCAGGAGGTCAAGAACATCATCCAGCTGCTGAGGACGACGCTGGAGAAGAACGACGGGACGGCGCAGCACACGCTGTCCAAGGCGAAGGCCGCGGTGGACAACATCGGCTGA
- a CDS encoding MOSC domain-containing protein → MEILSVNVGVAKAVEYTDAPSGTTGIDKRPVSGAVRVAAPGPAGVGASGVAGDAVCDLRYHGGDDRAVYAFAREELDGWERELGRSFADGAFGENLTTLGMDLREALVGERWRVGDEVVLEVSGGRIPCRTFAGRLAEKGWLRRFTLAGSPGVMLRVVQPGELRAGDPVEVVDRPDHDVTVGRLFRAVTTERASLPDVLAAAEWMEREQLAIARKYAEKYAEQCSEK, encoded by the coding sequence ATGGAGATCCTCAGTGTGAATGTCGGGGTGGCGAAGGCGGTCGAGTACACCGATGCGCCGTCCGGAACGACCGGTATCGACAAGCGGCCGGTGAGCGGGGCCGTGCGGGTGGCGGCGCCCGGGCCGGCCGGGGTGGGGGCCAGTGGGGTGGCCGGGGACGCGGTCTGCGATCTGCGGTACCACGGGGGCGACGACCGGGCCGTCTACGCGTTCGCCCGGGAGGAACTGGACGGGTGGGAGCGGGAGCTGGGGCGGTCCTTCGCCGACGGCGCGTTCGGGGAGAACCTCACCACCCTCGGGATGGACCTGCGGGAGGCGCTCGTGGGTGAGCGGTGGCGGGTCGGGGACGAGGTCGTGCTGGAGGTGTCGGGCGGGCGCATCCCGTGCCGTACGTTCGCGGGCCGGCTCGCCGAGAAGGGCTGGCTGCGGCGGTTCACGCTGGCGGGCTCACCGGGGGTGATGCTGCGGGTCGTACAGCCCGGTGAGCTGCGTGCCGGGGACCCGGTCGAGGTGGTCGACCGGCCTGACCACGACGTGACCGTCGGACGGTTGTTCCGTGCCGTGACGACCGAGCGCGCGTCGTTGCCGGATGTGCTGGCCGCCGCGGAGTGGATGGAGCGGGAGCAGCTGGCCATCGCGCGGAAGTATGCGGAGAAGTACGCGGAGCAGTGCTCGGAGAAGTAG
- a CDS encoding SDR family NAD(P)-dependent oxidoreductase: MPAALAPYRFAGGTAVLTGAADGMGEQLAYGLAARGSGLVLVDRDADRLAAVADRIREDRPALTVGTYVADLSDTAGLDALVTRITEAHPRITLLVNNAGVALGGRFEQVSAEEFDWVMAVNFHAPVALTRLFLPHLRRSPGSHVVNVSSLFGLIAPPGQTAYSASKFALRGFSESLRHELADRATGVTTVHPGGIRTRIAENARVAAGATEAEVRAGKESFAKLLTYPADKAAEQILAGIRTRRPRVLIAPSAVVPDLLARLFPASYMTVMNRLRPSAGRKVSR, from the coding sequence ATGCCCGCTGCCCTCGCGCCGTACCGGTTCGCCGGTGGTACCGCCGTCCTGACCGGCGCGGCCGACGGCATGGGCGAGCAGCTGGCCTACGGTCTCGCCGCGCGCGGCAGCGGCCTGGTCCTCGTCGACCGCGACGCCGACCGGCTGGCAGCCGTCGCCGACCGGATACGCGAGGACCGCCCGGCCCTCACCGTCGGCACCTACGTCGCCGACCTCTCGGACACCGCCGGCCTGGACGCCCTCGTCACCCGCATCACCGAGGCGCACCCCCGCATCACCCTCCTCGTCAACAACGCGGGAGTGGCGCTCGGCGGCCGGTTCGAGCAGGTGTCGGCCGAGGAGTTCGACTGGGTGATGGCCGTCAACTTCCATGCACCCGTGGCCCTCACCCGCCTCTTCCTCCCGCACCTCCGGCGCTCCCCCGGCAGCCACGTCGTCAACGTCTCCAGCCTGTTCGGGCTGATCGCACCGCCCGGCCAGACCGCGTACTCCGCCAGCAAGTTCGCCCTGCGCGGCTTCAGCGAATCGCTCCGCCACGAACTCGCCGACCGGGCCACCGGGGTCACCACCGTCCACCCCGGCGGCATCCGCACCCGCATCGCCGAGAACGCCCGGGTGGCCGCCGGGGCGACCGAAGCCGAGGTCCGCGCGGGCAAGGAGAGCTTCGCGAAGCTGCTGACCTACCCCGCCGACAAGGCCGCCGAACAGATCCTGGCCGGCATCCGCACCCGCCGCCCCCGCGTCCTCATCGCCCCCTCCGCCGTGGTCCCCGACCTCCTGGCCCGCCTCTTCCCCGCCTCGTACATGACGGTCATGAACCGCCTCCGCCCGTCAGCAGGCCGCAAGGTCTCCCGCTAG
- a CDS encoding AraC family transcriptional regulator, which produces MSVIRSAGLRGFRATVAELGGDAEEYARAAGLPVAALDTDDLLVDDLAMTRVLELAATALDRPDLGLRVATRQDFGMLGALALAIQNSPTVADALECTSRYLFVHAQALSLTLEPDPYGAPGIAALRYGPHPGLPAPVQGTDLGLGFLHRAIQFLVDGPYGLRTVELPYRPAAPLSAYEEFFGVPVRVARPAALLRVPKSLGGRPLAGGDEHLRQLALAFLAEQAPDDRASLVPRVRGAVQQSLGTAPPGIGAVARLLSVHPRTLQRRLREEGTTYAALLDDVRRQAARHYLTGTALPMTQIAALLGLSEQSALSRCCRRWWGLPPTAVRRGGAASDVAQG; this is translated from the coding sequence ATGTCGGTGATCAGATCGGCCGGGCTGCGCGGCTTCCGCGCCACCGTCGCCGAGCTGGGCGGCGACGCCGAGGAGTACGCCAGGGCCGCCGGCCTGCCCGTCGCGGCGCTCGACACCGACGACCTCCTGGTCGACGACCTCGCCATGACCAGGGTCCTGGAGCTCGCCGCCACCGCGCTGGACCGCCCCGACCTCGGCCTGCGCGTCGCGACCCGCCAGGACTTCGGCATGCTCGGCGCGCTCGCCCTGGCCATCCAGAACTCCCCCACGGTCGCCGACGCCCTCGAATGCACCTCGCGCTACCTCTTCGTGCACGCGCAGGCCCTCAGCCTCACCCTCGAACCCGACCCGTACGGCGCCCCCGGCATCGCCGCCCTGCGCTACGGCCCGCACCCCGGCCTGCCGGCCCCCGTCCAGGGCACCGACCTCGGCCTCGGCTTCCTGCACCGTGCGATCCAGTTCCTCGTCGACGGCCCCTACGGCCTGCGCACCGTCGAACTCCCGTACCGCCCGGCCGCCCCGCTCTCCGCGTACGAGGAGTTCTTCGGCGTCCCCGTACGCGTGGCACGCCCCGCCGCCCTGCTCCGCGTACCGAAGAGCCTCGGCGGCCGGCCCCTCGCGGGCGGTGACGAACACCTGCGCCAGCTCGCCCTGGCCTTCCTCGCCGAACAGGCACCGGACGACCGCGCCAGCCTCGTCCCCCGGGTACGCGGCGCGGTCCAGCAGTCCCTGGGCACGGCCCCGCCCGGCATCGGCGCGGTCGCCCGGCTGCTCAGCGTCCACCCGCGCACCCTCCAGCGGCGGCTCCGCGAGGAAGGCACGACGTACGCCGCGCTCCTCGACGACGTACGCCGCCAGGCCGCCCGCCACTACCTCACCGGCACCGCCCTCCCCATGACCCAGATCGCCGCCCTCCTCGGCCTCTCCGAACAGTCCGCCCTGAGCCGCTGCTGCCGCCGCTGGTGGGGGCTGCCGCCCACAGCGGTGCGCCGTGGAGGCGCGGCCTCCGATGTCGCACAGGGATGA
- a CDS encoding flavin-containing monooxygenase, which translates to MTTSAGSQPVPERPAAPRPAAERPADGHPLPEHLDVVIVGAGLSGVGAAYRLRTECPGRSYALLEARESMGGTWDLFRYPGIRSDSDMFTLGYPFRPWRGDKSIADGASILRYIKETAAEFGIDRHIHYRTKVVGADWSTEHARWTLTVERPEAAGEPVRSTVTCDFLYSCAGYYDYERGHAPDFPGIGSYTGTVVHPQFWPEDLDYTGKRVVVIGSGATAVTLVPAMARQAAHVTMLQRTPTWISAVPGRDRIADKVRSALPAGVAHRAVRTKNILFGIGFYQFCRRRPQAARKLLTRLNTRVLKDEQAVRDHFTPPYDPWDQRLCAVPDADLFKVLRQGRAEVVTDHIDSFVPEGVRLRSGKVLAADVVVTATGLQLLAFGGIAPRVDGRPVELSRQFVWRGAMMTGVPNFAVCIGYTNASWTLRADLTSRLVCKVLNFMDRNDYAAVVPEPGRPLAERPLLDLAAGYVKRSIDAFPRQGDRGPWKVRQNYVLDAATTMRTNLRRTLKPTPRAAVRRGQQAAGRAPGHAPGRSQAHTRAEAAK; encoded by the coding sequence ATGACGACTTCCGCCGGCTCGCAGCCGGTCCCCGAGCGCCCCGCGGCGCCGCGCCCGGCCGCTGAGCGCCCGGCTGACGGGCACCCGCTCCCCGAGCACCTCGACGTCGTGATCGTCGGCGCCGGACTGTCCGGCGTCGGCGCGGCCTACCGGCTGCGGACCGAGTGCCCCGGCCGGTCGTACGCGCTCCTGGAGGCCCGCGAGTCCATGGGCGGTACCTGGGACCTCTTCCGGTACCCAGGCATCCGCTCGGACTCGGACATGTTCACCCTCGGCTACCCCTTCCGGCCGTGGCGGGGAGACAAGTCGATCGCCGACGGCGCCTCGATCCTGCGGTACATCAAGGAGACGGCCGCCGAGTTCGGCATCGACCGGCACATCCACTACCGCACGAAGGTGGTCGGCGCCGACTGGTCGACCGAGCACGCGCGGTGGACGCTGACCGTGGAGCGCCCGGAAGCGGCCGGCGAGCCGGTGCGGTCCACCGTCACCTGCGACTTCCTGTACTCCTGCGCGGGGTACTACGACTACGAGCGCGGGCACGCGCCGGACTTCCCCGGGATCGGGAGCTACACCGGGACGGTCGTGCATCCGCAGTTCTGGCCCGAGGACCTGGACTACACGGGCAAGCGCGTCGTGGTCATCGGCAGCGGGGCCACCGCCGTCACCCTCGTGCCCGCGATGGCCCGGCAGGCGGCGCACGTGACGATGCTCCAGCGCACACCGACCTGGATCAGCGCGGTACCGGGCCGGGACCGGATCGCCGACAAGGTGCGCAGCGCCCTGCCCGCGGGCGTGGCCCACCGTGCCGTCCGCACCAAGAACATCCTTTTCGGCATCGGCTTCTACCAGTTCTGCCGGCGCCGGCCGCAGGCCGCACGGAAGCTGCTGACCCGCCTGAACACCCGCGTACTGAAGGACGAGCAGGCGGTACGCGACCACTTCACGCCGCCGTACGACCCCTGGGACCAGCGGCTGTGCGCCGTACCGGACGCCGACCTGTTCAAGGTGCTGCGGCAGGGCCGGGCCGAGGTCGTCACCGACCACATCGACAGCTTCGTGCCCGAGGGCGTCCGGCTGAGGTCGGGGAAGGTGCTGGCGGCGGACGTGGTCGTCACGGCCACCGGGCTCCAGCTGCTCGCCTTCGGGGGGATCGCGCCGCGGGTCGACGGGCGGCCGGTCGAGCTGTCGCGGCAGTTCGTGTGGCGCGGCGCGATGATGACCGGCGTGCCCAACTTCGCCGTGTGCATCGGTTACACCAACGCCTCCTGGACGCTCCGTGCGGACCTCACCTCGCGGCTGGTGTGCAAGGTGCTGAACTTCATGGACCGGAACGATTACGCGGCGGTGGTGCCGGAGCCCGGGCGCCCGCTCGCCGAACGCCCGCTGCTCGACCTCGCCGCCGGGTACGTCAAGCGCTCCATCGACGCCTTCCCGCGCCAGGGCGACCGCGGGCCGTGGAAGGTACGCCAGAACTACGTGCTGGACGCCGCCACGACGATGCGTACCAACCTCCGGCGCACGCTGAAGCCCACACCCCGCGCGGCGGTGCGCCGAGGGCAGCAGGCGGCAGGCCGCGCGCCGGGGCACGCGCCGGGCCGGTCCCAGGCGCACACGCGGGCCGAGGCCGCCAAGTGA
- a CDS encoding alpha/beta fold hydrolase — protein MSAVDATYVDVGGHPVRVRVSGEAGGPPVVLLHGIARSLEDWQLTHDLLAARGYRVISTDLPGFGLTRRMPGRAGLAAFARAVVGVLDTLGERRPVHLMGNSLGGAVAMTVAAEHPRRVASLVLAGSAGFGREANLSLRPMGYAVLAALPGVGKRFRARARDAGIQVNRDLFHDPRHATEEMIRHAGEVGRQPDFRGTFTATLLSLGVPVLGSYPGWRRALLARTAAARVPTLVVWGEADAVLPVKHFHAAVAALPHAGSHLFPATGHMPQIERAAEFTELVAGFLDSAAGPAKDAEGTGTGGTSAAGTPEEARRGEAAL, from the coding sequence GTGAGCGCCGTCGACGCGACGTACGTGGACGTCGGAGGGCACCCCGTACGCGTACGGGTCAGTGGCGAAGCGGGCGGCCCGCCGGTCGTGCTGCTGCACGGCATCGCCCGCAGCCTGGAGGACTGGCAGCTCACCCACGACCTGCTCGCGGCGCGCGGGTACCGGGTCATCAGCACCGACCTGCCCGGCTTCGGGCTGACCCGGCGGATGCCGGGCCGCGCCGGGCTCGCCGCGTTCGCGCGGGCCGTGGTGGGCGTGCTGGACACGCTGGGGGAGCGGCGGCCCGTGCACCTCATGGGCAACTCGCTCGGCGGCGCGGTCGCCATGACCGTCGCCGCTGAGCACCCGCGCCGGGTGGCCTCCCTGGTCCTCGCCGGCAGCGCCGGCTTCGGGCGCGAGGCCAACCTCTCGCTGCGCCCGATGGGGTACGCGGTGCTGGCGGCGCTGCCGGGCGTCGGGAAGCGGTTCCGGGCACGTGCCAGGGACGCCGGTATCCAGGTCAACCGGGACCTGTTCCACGATCCGCGGCACGCCACCGAGGAGATGATCCGGCATGCGGGAGAGGTCGGCCGGCAGCCCGACTTCCGGGGCACCTTCACCGCCACCCTGCTCAGCCTGGGCGTGCCGGTCCTCGGGTCGTACCCCGGCTGGCGCCGCGCCCTCCTCGCGCGGACGGCGGCGGCCCGGGTGCCCACGCTCGTCGTCTGGGGCGAAGCGGACGCGGTGCTGCCGGTGAAGCACTTCCACGCCGCGGTCGCCGCCCTGCCGCACGCCGGCAGTCATCTTTTCCCGGCCACGGGGCACATGCCCCAGATCGAACGAGCGGCTGAATTCACCGAGCTGGTGGCCGGGTTCCTGGACAGCGCGGCGGGCCCGGCGAAGGATGCCGAGGGGACCGGCACCGGGGGCACGTCCGCGGCGGGGACGCCGGAAGAAGCCCGGCGAGGGGAAGCGGCGCTGTGA
- a CDS encoding alpha/beta hydrolase fold domain-containing protein, producing the protein MAGTQAPAPEAAPVPAPLRARYELTRSVVAGRPVLRLTPRRGATGRHLLYTHGGAYAFPLQEPHWWLLQHAAKDTGVTLTVPLYRLAPEGDADAAYALLRRVYADLCAEAGSGNVTLGGDSAGGGLALGQAVAYRDAGVAPPRRILLFSPWLDLTMSHPALPALEPLDPLLRTGDLIEAGRLWANGADPRDPLLSPQFAEVTGLPPVHVFQGGRDLFAADARLLAERLAAAGNGGTFTFEPEGEHVYVSAVWTPESRRSLARVRGLLRNGSPHA; encoded by the coding sequence ATGGCGGGGACGCAGGCACCGGCCCCGGAGGCCGCACCGGTCCCCGCCCCGCTGCGCGCCCGCTACGAGCTCACCCGCTCGGTGGTGGCGGGCCGCCCGGTCCTGCGGCTCACCCCGCGCCGCGGTGCCACCGGCCGCCACCTGCTCTACACGCACGGCGGCGCCTACGCCTTCCCGCTGCAGGAGCCGCACTGGTGGCTCCTCCAGCACGCCGCCAAGGACACCGGCGTCACCCTCACCGTCCCGCTCTACCGGCTCGCGCCCGAAGGAGACGCGGATGCGGCGTACGCCCTGCTGCGCAGGGTCTACGCGGACCTGTGCGCCGAGGCGGGGTCCGGGAACGTCACGCTCGGCGGCGACTCGGCCGGCGGCGGGCTCGCCCTCGGCCAGGCCGTCGCGTACCGGGACGCGGGGGTCGCCCCGCCCCGCCGGATCCTGCTGTTCTCGCCTTGGCTGGACCTCACCATGTCGCACCCCGCGCTGCCGGCGCTGGAACCGCTCGACCCGTTGCTCCGTACCGGCGACCTGATCGAGGCGGGGCGGCTGTGGGCGAACGGTGCCGATCCGCGCGACCCGTTGCTCAGCCCGCAGTTCGCGGAGGTGACCGGGCTGCCGCCGGTGCACGTCTTCCAGGGCGGCCGGGACCTCTTCGCCGCCGACGCGCGGCTGCTGGCCGAACGGCTGGCGGCGGCCGGCAACGGGGGCACGTTCACGTTCGAGCCGGAGGGCGAGCACGTGTACGTGAGCGCGGTGTGGACGCCCGAGTCGCGCAGGTCGCTCGCGAGGGTGCGGGGGCTGCTGCGGAACGGCTCGCCGCATGCCTGA
- a CDS encoding MerR family transcriptional regulator codes for MNDDALRSIGELSRLTGLSVKTIRFWSDAGVVPPTDRTPAGYRLYGPDALARLGLVRTLRDLGIDLATVQRVLAREITVPEVAAAHAEALDVQIRTLRLRRSVLRAVAGRGSTPQEMELMHKLAHLSGQERRNLIEEFVESVFGGLDVGPEFPEMMRDAVPDLPDDASPEQIEAWTELAELVQDAEFRAGLRAAAADQARVRTEGGEPDPAAARETAALLQERTARARAAGIEPESAAAGPVADELVAAYAGLAGRSDGPEFRAWLLARLESSHVAEYERYWQLLAVINGQPAPAATAPAVRWLAAALRAHPRSR; via the coding sequence ATGAACGACGACGCCCTCCGGAGCATCGGTGAGCTGTCCCGGCTGACCGGTCTGAGCGTGAAGACCATCCGGTTCTGGTCCGATGCCGGAGTGGTGCCGCCGACCGACCGCACCCCCGCCGGCTACCGGCTCTACGGCCCCGACGCACTGGCCCGGCTCGGCCTCGTGCGGACGCTGCGCGACCTGGGGATCGACCTCGCCACCGTCCAGCGGGTGCTGGCGCGCGAGATCACCGTCCCGGAGGTCGCCGCGGCGCACGCCGAGGCCCTGGACGTGCAGATCCGCACCCTGCGGCTGCGCCGGTCCGTACTGCGCGCGGTGGCCGGACGCGGGTCCACACCTCAGGAGATGGAACTCATGCACAAGCTCGCCCACCTGTCCGGACAGGAACGCCGCAATCTGATCGAGGAGTTCGTCGAGAGCGTCTTCGGAGGGCTCGACGTCGGCCCCGAGTTCCCGGAGATGATGCGCGACGCCGTACCGGACCTGCCGGACGACGCGTCCCCGGAGCAGATCGAGGCCTGGACCGAACTGGCGGAGCTGGTGCAGGACGCGGAGTTCCGGGCCGGCCTCCGCGCGGCCGCCGCCGACCAGGCACGGGTCCGTACGGAAGGCGGGGAACCGGATCCGGCGGCGGCCCGGGAGACGGCCGCGCTGCTCCAGGAGCGGACCGCCCGGGCCCGCGCGGCCGGCATCGAGCCGGAGTCGGCGGCGGCCGGTCCGGTGGCCGACGAGCTCGTGGCCGCGTACGCCGGACTGGCCGGGCGGAGCGACGGGCCGGAGTTCCGTGCCTGGCTGCTGGCGCGCCTGGAGTCCTCGCACGTCGCGGAGTACGAGCGGTACTGGCAGCTGCTCGCGGTGATCAACGGGCAGCCCGCACCGGCCGCCACGGCCCCGGCGGTCCGGTGGCTGGCCGCGGCGCTGCGGGCCCATCCGCGGTCCCGGTGA
- a CDS encoding PIG-L deacetylase family protein yields MPAPEPPAQEPAGLTPLPDDWERALAVVAHPDDLEYGAAAAVAEWTDAGREVTYLLVTHGEAGIDGLGPDECAVVRESEQRASAAAVGVQNVEFLRHPDGVVEGGLPLRRDLAAAVRRHRPELLLTINHHDTWGGVHWNTPDHRVVGRAVLDAAGDAGNRWIFPELYEEYGLAPWNGVRRVAVAGSPHPTHAVEVGPGIERAIASLAEHRSYIEGLNGGAQDPEAYARGFIEQMLQMAGDRHRGRPAVTFEVFPR; encoded by the coding sequence GTGCCCGCACCCGAGCCCCCCGCCCAGGAACCGGCCGGCCTCACCCCGCTGCCGGACGACTGGGAGCGTGCCCTGGCGGTCGTCGCCCACCCGGACGACCTCGAATACGGCGCGGCCGCCGCCGTCGCCGAATGGACCGACGCGGGCCGCGAGGTCACGTACCTGCTGGTCACCCATGGCGAGGCGGGTATCGACGGGCTCGGCCCCGACGAGTGCGCGGTGGTCCGTGAGTCCGAGCAGCGGGCGAGCGCGGCGGCGGTCGGCGTGCAGAACGTGGAGTTCCTGCGCCATCCGGACGGCGTCGTCGAGGGCGGGCTGCCGCTCCGCCGCGACCTGGCCGCCGCGGTCCGCCGGCACCGCCCGGAACTGCTCCTCACCATCAACCACCACGACACCTGGGGCGGCGTGCACTGGAACACGCCCGACCACCGGGTGGTCGGGCGTGCCGTCCTGGACGCGGCGGGCGACGCGGGCAACCGCTGGATCTTCCCCGAGCTGTACGAGGAGTACGGACTCGCGCCCTGGAACGGCGTACGCCGGGTGGCGGTCGCCGGCTCGCCGCACCCCACGCACGCCGTCGAGGTCGGCCCCGGCATCGAGCGGGCCATCGCCTCGCTCGCCGAGCACCGCTCCTACATCGAGGGCCTCAACGGCGGGGCGCAGGACCCGGAGGCCTACGCCCGCGGGTTCATCGAGCAGATGCTCCAGATGGCGGGCGACCGCCACCGCGGCCGCCCGGCCGTCACCTTCGAGGTCTTCCCCCGCTGA
- a CDS encoding GntR family transcriptional regulator encodes MPFGEQPAYLRVAGDLRQKIVDGVLPPHTRLPSQARIREEYGVSDTVALEARKVLMAEGLVEGRSGSGTYVRERPAQRRVARAGYRTGAGATPFRQEQSDEKVKGTWESSSEQDEATETVADRLRIRPGERVMRTRYLFRTEGEPSMLSTSWEPLEVTGRTPVMLPEEGPLAGRGVVERMAAIDLIVDNVVEEVGARPGLAEEAMVLGGVPGHTVLVVSRTYYAGGRPVETADVVMLADRHRIAYHLPVR; translated from the coding sequence GTGCCTTTCGGTGAGCAGCCCGCGTACCTCCGCGTCGCCGGCGACCTGCGTCAGAAGATCGTCGACGGTGTGCTGCCGCCGCACACTCGCCTCCCCTCGCAGGCCCGTATCCGCGAGGAGTACGGCGTTTCGGACACCGTGGCGCTGGAGGCGCGCAAGGTCCTGATGGCCGAAGGACTGGTGGAAGGCCGCTCGGGATCGGGCACGTACGTCCGCGAGCGCCCCGCCCAGCGCCGGGTCGCCCGCGCCGGCTACCGCACCGGGGCCGGCGCGACGCCGTTCCGCCAGGAGCAGTCGGACGAGAAGGTCAAGGGCACCTGGGAGTCCAGCAGCGAGCAGGACGAGGCGACCGAGACGGTCGCGGACCGGCTGCGCATCCGGCCGGGCGAGCGGGTCATGCGCACCCGCTATCTCTTCCGCACCGAGGGCGAGCCGTCCATGCTCTCCACGTCCTGGGAGCCACTGGAGGTGACCGGGCGGACGCCCGTGATGCTGCCCGAGGAGGGGCCGCTGGCCGGGCGCGGCGTGGTCGAGCGGATGGCGGCCATCGACCTGATCGTCGACAACGTCGTCGAGGAGGTCGGGGCCCGGCCGGGGCTGGCGGAGGAGGCGATGGTGCTGGGCGGGGTGCCCGGCCACACCGTGCTGGTCGTCTCGCGTACGTATTACGCGGGCGGCCGCCCCGTGGAGACCGCCGACGTGGTCATGCTCGCCGACCGGCACCGGATCGCCTACCACCTGCCGGTGCGGTGA